One stretch of Halapricum desulfuricans DNA includes these proteins:
- a CDS encoding DUF7547 family protein produces the protein MADDAPPDVERQLAELTRAVAQLRDQLERERRPLAAPRPPRADELRQFTSEVAIPGAILLLETNVRALRLFQRTIRLADGVDTQDGGDSVSQRAERAGSKALSRLENALEDVQSALDSQPPDSEARDLLEDARRLQSELEDQLGKTDEPVETGPSVDVESELESIREQVENGDDDR, from the coding sequence ATGGCCGACGACGCCCCTCCTGACGTCGAGCGACAACTCGCGGAACTGACCCGGGCGGTCGCGCAGCTGCGCGACCAGCTCGAACGCGAGCGACGCCCGCTCGCGGCCCCGCGACCGCCTCGGGCCGACGAACTCAGACAGTTCACCAGCGAAGTCGCGATTCCGGGCGCGATACTGCTTCTCGAGACGAACGTCCGTGCGCTGCGGCTCTTCCAGCGAACGATCCGGCTGGCCGACGGGGTCGACACACAGGACGGCGGCGACTCGGTGTCACAGCGCGCCGAGCGCGCCGGCTCGAAGGCGCTGTCGCGTCTCGAGAACGCGCTCGAAGACGTCCAGTCGGCGCTCGACAGCCAGCCGCCGGACAGCGAGGCGCGCGACCTGCTCGAAGACGCCCGGCGGCTCCAGTCCGAACTGGAAGACCAGCTCGGCAAGACGGACGAACCGGTCGAGACCGGGCCGTCGGTCGACGTCGAGTCCGAGCTCGAGTCGATCAGAGAGCAGGTCGAGAACGGCGACGACGACCGATAG
- a CDS encoding cytochrome c oxidase subunit 3, protein MSTADSEDHGGHHLPAVEDWPRGFGEASWWPFVTAVGGALIYVGVALVIWSSSSNPTLTTVGETAVTLRVAAGGVLSASVLLLLGGIYGWLYHAFVATYWEHGTEQRSSSSLRFGMVLFLGSEIATFGAGFVYYFFIRSGAWSTDAFPELLGSLVLINTSILLASSVTLHFAHVALRNGNRRRYVRLLGLTLSLGLIFIGGQAYEYYEFIVHEGFTIQGGAFNSAFYGLTGLHGAHVSLGALLLGIVFVRSLMGQYTQDRHTSVSTVSMYWHFVDLVWVFLVVSLYVGAEL, encoded by the coding sequence ATGAGTACCGCAGATTCAGAGGACCACGGGGGGCACCATCTCCCGGCAGTCGAAGACTGGCCCCGCGGGTTCGGCGAGGCGAGCTGGTGGCCCTTCGTGACGGCCGTCGGCGGGGCGTTGATCTACGTCGGCGTGGCGCTTGTCATCTGGAGCAGTAGTTCGAACCCGACGCTGACGACAGTCGGCGAGACGGCGGTCACGTTGCGGGTCGCCGCCGGCGGCGTCCTCTCGGCCAGCGTCTTGCTGTTGCTGGGTGGAATCTACGGCTGGCTGTATCACGCGTTCGTGGCTACCTACTGGGAGCACGGCACCGAACAGCGAAGCAGCAGCTCGCTCCGGTTCGGGATGGTGCTGTTTCTCGGCTCGGAGATCGCCACCTTCGGCGCCGGTTTCGTCTACTACTTCTTCATCCGGTCCGGCGCCTGGAGCACGGACGCGTTCCCCGAGTTGCTCGGCAGTCTGGTGTTGATCAACACGTCGATTCTGCTGGCGAGTAGCGTGACGCTGCACTTCGCCCACGTCGCGCTGCGAAACGGCAACCGCCGGCGGTACGTCCGCCTGCTCGGGCTCACTCTCTCGCTCGGACTGATCTTCATCGGCGGCCAGGCTTACGAGTACTACGAGTTCATCGTCCACGAGGGCTTCACGATCCAGGGCGGGGCCTTCAACAGCGCGTTCTACGGGCTGACTGGACTCCACGGGGCGCACGTCTCGCTGGGCGCGCTCCTGCTCGGGATCGTCTTCGTTCGTAGCCTCATGGGCCAGTACACTCAGGACCGCCACACGTCCGTCAGCACCGTCTCGATGTACTGGCACTTCGTCGACCTGGTGTGGGTCTTTCTCGTCGTCTCGCTATACGTCGGTGCGGAACTCTGA
- a CDS encoding segregation and condensation protein A has translation MTSEEIPLDITGHETRDGTDDERSLPDGGTSVVAGGEPDSGGPAGPDAADSDVEPVEVLVQLAEDGEIDPWDIDVVRVTDKFLDALESSDLRTSGRALFYASVLVRMKSDALLESDDGRAEPDDDQPWVEPLGEEELGVDPFDQLDAEIDRRLERKRARGMPQTLDELVHELRDAERDSWWKESREYDTSDSPQGYQRGTQQLDYRSADDLRMDEEPTAAEVTGTAHAENIDETIDSVERALAEQYNAGRSEVLYREISDVGGSRVETFLGLLFLSHRGEVLLSQDDLFGDLWIENSGISDAAAD, from the coding sequence ATGACTAGCGAGGAGATTCCACTGGACATCACGGGCCACGAGACACGAGATGGCACCGACGACGAGCGGAGTCTGCCCGACGGCGGCACGAGCGTCGTCGCGGGTGGCGAACCGGACAGCGGCGGGCCAGCCGGCCCGGACGCCGCCGACAGCGACGTCGAGCCGGTCGAGGTGCTCGTCCAGCTGGCCGAGGACGGCGAGATCGACCCCTGGGACATCGACGTCGTCCGGGTGACCGACAAGTTCCTCGACGCGCTCGAGTCGTCCGACTTGCGGACCTCGGGTCGGGCGCTGTTCTACGCGAGCGTGCTCGTGCGCATGAAAAGCGACGCCCTGCTGGAAAGCGACGACGGCCGAGCGGAACCGGACGACGACCAGCCGTGGGTCGAGCCGCTGGGCGAGGAGGAACTGGGCGTCGATCCCTTCGACCAGCTCGACGCCGAGATCGACCGCCGGCTCGAACGCAAGCGCGCTCGCGGGATGCCCCAGACGCTGGACGAACTCGTCCACGAACTGCGCGACGCCGAACGCGACTCCTGGTGGAAAGAGTCCCGGGAGTACGACACCAGCGACTCGCCGCAGGGCTACCAGCGCGGGACCCAGCAACTCGACTACCGGAGCGCCGACGACCTCCGCATGGACGAGGAGCCGACGGCGGCCGAGGTGACGGGAACCGCCCACGCCGAAAACATCGACGAAACAATCGACAGCGTCGAACGCGCGCTCGCCGAGCAGTACAACGCCGGTCGGTCGGAGGTGCTCTATCGCGAGATCAGCGACGTCGGCGGCTCCCGCGTCGAGACGTTTCTGGGACTGCTCTTTCTGTCCCATCGCGGCGAAGTCCTGCTCTCGCAGGACGACCTCTTCGGCGACCTCTGGATCGAGAACTCGGGGATCAGCGACGCCGCGGCGGACTGA